From the Opisthocomus hoazin isolate bOpiHoa1 unplaced genomic scaffold, bOpiHoa1.hap1 HAP1_SCAFFOLD_115, whole genome shotgun sequence genome, one window contains:
- the ILF3 gene encoding interleukin enhancer-binding factor 3 isoform X1: MRPMRIFVNDDRHVMAKHSAVYPTQEELEAVQNMVSHTERALKAVSDWIDEQEKVGGEQPETESMETAAEEENKEGGDQKATEQLTRTLRGVMRVGLVAKGLLLKGDLDLELVLLCKDKPTADLLEKVADNLGVQLAAITEDKYEIIQSVGDAAIVIKNTKEPPLALTIHLTSPVVREELEKQLAGETLSGTDSPDVLDRQKCLAALASLRHAKWFQARANGLKSCVIVIRVLRDLCTRVPTWAPLRGWPLELLCEKSIGTANRPMGAGEALRRVLECLASGIVMPDGSGIYDPCEKEATDAIGHLDRQQREDITQSAQHALRLAAFGQLHKVLGMDPLPSKMPKKPKNENPVDYTVQIPPSTTYAVTPMKRPMEEDGEEKSPSKKKKKIQKKGIELTREEKLEPPQAMNALMKLNQLKPGLQYKLVSQTGPVHAPIFTMSVEIDGSTFEASGPSKKTAKLHVAVKVLQDMGLPTGVEGKESGKGDESAEETEQKPVVVAPPPVVETVSTPTAASPPSDQTPENVKQQGPILTKHGKNPVMELNEKRRGLKYELISETGGSHDKRFVMEVEVDGQKFQGAGSNKKVAKAYAALAALEKLFPDAPVAIEQNKKKRAPVPARGGPKFAVKQHNPGFGMGGPMHNEVPPPPNMRGRGRGGNMRGRGRGRGGFGGNHGGYMNSGTGYGSYGYGGNSATAGYSFVQNSSLLINASSRACASRRGESFATSP; the protein is encoded by the exons ATG CGACCCATGCGGATCTTCGTGAACGACGACCGCCACGTGATGGCCAAGCACTCGGCCGTCTACCCGacgcaggaggagctggaggcggTGCAGAACATGGTGTCCCACACGGAGCGAGCGCTCAAAGCCGTGTCCGACTGGATCGACGAGCAGGAAAAAGTCGGCGGGGAGCAGCCAGAAACGGAGTCCATGGAGACGGCAGCCGAGGAGGAGAACAAGGAGGGAGG GGATCAGAAGGCCACTGAGCAGCTGACCAGGACCCTGCGCGGCGTCATGCGCGTCGGGCTGGTGGCCAaggggctgctgctgaaggggGACCTGGACCTCGAGCTGGTTCTGCTCTGCAAAGACAAACCCACGGCCGACCTGCTGGAGAAGGTCGCCGACAATCTCGGCGTACAGCTCGCT GCCATCACCGAAGACAAATACGAAATAATCCAGTCGGTCGGCGACGCCGCCATCGTGATCAAGAACACGAAAGAGCCGCCGCTGGCGCTGACCATCCACTTGACGTCGCCCGTCGTCcgggaggagctggagaagcagctggctGGAG AAACGCTATCAGGCACCGACTCCCCGGACGTTCTGGACAGGCAGAAATGCCTTGCTGCCTTGGCGTCACTGCGGCACGCCAAGTGGTTCCAG GCCAGGGCGAACGGGCTGAAGTCGTGCGTCATCGTGATACGAGTGCTGCGAGACCTCTGCACCCGCGTTCCCACTTGGGCGCCGCTGAGAGGATGG CctctggagctgctgtgtgagaaATCTATCGGCACCGCCAACAGACCCATGGGTGCTGGCGAGGCTCTGAGGAGGGTCCTGGAGTGCCTCGCCTCGGGCATCGTCATGCCAG ATGGTTCTGGTATTTATGATCCTTGTGAAAAAGAAGCCACTGATGCTATTGGGCATCTAGACAGACAACAAAGGGAAGATATCACACAGAGTGCTCAG CATGCTCTGAGACTAGCTGCTTTTGGCCAGCTTCACAAAGTCTTGGGGATGGACCCTTTACCTTCCAAAATGCCCAAGAAACCAAAGAATGAGAACCCCGTTGACTATACTG TCCAGATTCCTCCCAGCACGACTTACGCTGTCACCCCGATGAAGCGTCCCATGGAGGAGGACGGGGAGGAGAAATCtcccagcaaaaagaaaaagaagattcagAAAAAAGGTATTGAGCTAACGAGAG agGAAAAACTCGAGCCTCCCCAGGCCATGAATGCCCTGATGAAGCTCAACCAGCTCAAACCCGGGCTCCAGTACAAACTGGTCTCTCAGACCGGCCCCGTTCACGCTCCCATCTTCACCATGTCGGTGGAGATCGACGGCAGCACGTTCGAGGCGTCGGGACCTTCCAAAAAGACGGCCAAGCTGCACGTGGCCGTGAAG GTGTTGCAAGATATGGGTTTGCCCACAGGAGTGGAAGGCAAAGAATCCGGGAAAGGAGACGAATCGGCAGAGGAAACGGAACAGAAACCGGTCGTCGTCGCTCCTCCTCCCGTGGTAGAAACCGTCTCGACGCCCACCGCCGCTTCTCCTCCCTCCGATCAGACCCCCGAG AATGTGAAACAGCAGGGACCAATTCTGACGAAGCACGGCAAGAACCCGGTGATGGAGCTGAACGAGAAGAGGCGCGGGCTGAAGTACGAGCTGATCTCCGAAACGGGCGGCAGCCACGACAAGCGCTTTGTCATGGAG GTGGAGGTTGACGGGCAGAAATTCCAAGGAGCCGGTTCGAATAAAAAGGTGGCGAAAGCCTACGCTGCTCTGGCCGCGCTAGAGAAGTTGTTCCCGGACGCTCCCGTTGCCATCGAGCAGAACAAGAAGAAGAGAGCCCCGGTGCCGGCTCGGGGAGGGCCCAAGTTTGCCGTGAAA cagcacaacccGGGCTTCGGCATGGGGGGCCCCATGCACAACGAGGTCCCCCCTCCGCCCAACATGCGCGGCCGCGGGAGAGGCGGCAACATGCGAGGCCGCGGCCGAGGCCGGGGCGGGTTCGGCGGCAACCACGGCGGCTACATGAATTCGG GCACCGGGTACGGAAGCTACGGCTACGGAGGGAATTCGGCCACGGCGGGCTACA GTTTTGTACAAAATTCGAGCCTTTTAATAAACGCCAGCAGCCGGGCGTGCGCCTCTCGCCGCGGGGAAAGCTTTGCGACGTCTCCGTAG
- the ILF3 gene encoding interleukin enhancer-binding factor 3 isoform X3: MRPMRIFVNDDRHVMAKHSAVYPTQEELEAVQNMVSHTERALKAVSDWIDEQEKVGGEQPETESMETAAEEENKEGGDQKATEQLTRTLRGVMRVGLVAKGLLLKGDLDLELVLLCKDKPTADLLEKVADNLGVQLAAITEDKYEIIQSVGDAAIVIKNTKEPPLALTIHLTSPVVREELEKQLAGETLSGTDSPDVLDRQKCLAALASLRHAKWFQARANGLKSCVIVIRVLRDLCTRVPTWAPLRGWPLELLCEKSIGTANRPMGAGEALRRVLECLASGIVMPDGSGIYDPCEKEATDAIGHLDRQQREDITQSAQHALRLAAFGQLHKVLGMDPLPSKMPKKPKNENPVDYTVQIPPSTTYAVTPMKRPMEEDGEEKSPSKKKKKIQKKEEKLEPPQAMNALMKLNQLKPGLQYKLVSQTGPVHAPIFTMSVEIDGSTFEASGPSKKTAKLHVAVKVLQDMGLPTGVEGKESGKGDESAEETEQKPVVVAPPPVVETVSTPTAASPPSDQTPENVKQQGPILTKHGKNPVMELNEKRRGLKYELISETGGSHDKRFVMEVEVDGQKFQGAGSNKKVAKAYAALAALEKLFPDAPVAIEQNKKKRAPVPARGGPKFAVKQHNPGFGMGGPMHNEVPPPPNMRGRGRGGNMRGRGRGRGGFGGNHGGYMNSGTGYGSYGYGGNSATAGYSFVQNSSLLINASSRACASRRGESFATSP; encoded by the exons ATG CGACCCATGCGGATCTTCGTGAACGACGACCGCCACGTGATGGCCAAGCACTCGGCCGTCTACCCGacgcaggaggagctggaggcggTGCAGAACATGGTGTCCCACACGGAGCGAGCGCTCAAAGCCGTGTCCGACTGGATCGACGAGCAGGAAAAAGTCGGCGGGGAGCAGCCAGAAACGGAGTCCATGGAGACGGCAGCCGAGGAGGAGAACAAGGAGGGAGG GGATCAGAAGGCCACTGAGCAGCTGACCAGGACCCTGCGCGGCGTCATGCGCGTCGGGCTGGTGGCCAaggggctgctgctgaaggggGACCTGGACCTCGAGCTGGTTCTGCTCTGCAAAGACAAACCCACGGCCGACCTGCTGGAGAAGGTCGCCGACAATCTCGGCGTACAGCTCGCT GCCATCACCGAAGACAAATACGAAATAATCCAGTCGGTCGGCGACGCCGCCATCGTGATCAAGAACACGAAAGAGCCGCCGCTGGCGCTGACCATCCACTTGACGTCGCCCGTCGTCcgggaggagctggagaagcagctggctGGAG AAACGCTATCAGGCACCGACTCCCCGGACGTTCTGGACAGGCAGAAATGCCTTGCTGCCTTGGCGTCACTGCGGCACGCCAAGTGGTTCCAG GCCAGGGCGAACGGGCTGAAGTCGTGCGTCATCGTGATACGAGTGCTGCGAGACCTCTGCACCCGCGTTCCCACTTGGGCGCCGCTGAGAGGATGG CctctggagctgctgtgtgagaaATCTATCGGCACCGCCAACAGACCCATGGGTGCTGGCGAGGCTCTGAGGAGGGTCCTGGAGTGCCTCGCCTCGGGCATCGTCATGCCAG ATGGTTCTGGTATTTATGATCCTTGTGAAAAAGAAGCCACTGATGCTATTGGGCATCTAGACAGACAACAAAGGGAAGATATCACACAGAGTGCTCAG CATGCTCTGAGACTAGCTGCTTTTGGCCAGCTTCACAAAGTCTTGGGGATGGACCCTTTACCTTCCAAAATGCCCAAGAAACCAAAGAATGAGAACCCCGTTGACTATACTG TCCAGATTCCTCCCAGCACGACTTACGCTGTCACCCCGATGAAGCGTCCCATGGAGGAGGACGGGGAGGAGAAATCtcccagcaaaaagaaaaagaagattcagAAAAAAG agGAAAAACTCGAGCCTCCCCAGGCCATGAATGCCCTGATGAAGCTCAACCAGCTCAAACCCGGGCTCCAGTACAAACTGGTCTCTCAGACCGGCCCCGTTCACGCTCCCATCTTCACCATGTCGGTGGAGATCGACGGCAGCACGTTCGAGGCGTCGGGACCTTCCAAAAAGACGGCCAAGCTGCACGTGGCCGTGAAG GTGTTGCAAGATATGGGTTTGCCCACAGGAGTGGAAGGCAAAGAATCCGGGAAAGGAGACGAATCGGCAGAGGAAACGGAACAGAAACCGGTCGTCGTCGCTCCTCCTCCCGTGGTAGAAACCGTCTCGACGCCCACCGCCGCTTCTCCTCCCTCCGATCAGACCCCCGAG AATGTGAAACAGCAGGGACCAATTCTGACGAAGCACGGCAAGAACCCGGTGATGGAGCTGAACGAGAAGAGGCGCGGGCTGAAGTACGAGCTGATCTCCGAAACGGGCGGCAGCCACGACAAGCGCTTTGTCATGGAG GTGGAGGTTGACGGGCAGAAATTCCAAGGAGCCGGTTCGAATAAAAAGGTGGCGAAAGCCTACGCTGCTCTGGCCGCGCTAGAGAAGTTGTTCCCGGACGCTCCCGTTGCCATCGAGCAGAACAAGAAGAAGAGAGCCCCGGTGCCGGCTCGGGGAGGGCCCAAGTTTGCCGTGAAA cagcacaacccGGGCTTCGGCATGGGGGGCCCCATGCACAACGAGGTCCCCCCTCCGCCCAACATGCGCGGCCGCGGGAGAGGCGGCAACATGCGAGGCCGCGGCCGAGGCCGGGGCGGGTTCGGCGGCAACCACGGCGGCTACATGAATTCGG GCACCGGGTACGGAAGCTACGGCTACGGAGGGAATTCGGCCACGGCGGGCTACA GTTTTGTACAAAATTCGAGCCTTTTAATAAACGCCAGCAGCCGGGCGTGCGCCTCTCGCCGCGGGGAAAGCTTTGCGACGTCTCCGTAG
- the ILF3 gene encoding interleukin enhancer-binding factor 3 isoform X2, with amino-acid sequence MRPMRIFVNDDRHVMAKHSAVYPTQEELEAVQNMVSHTERALKAVSDWIDEQEKVGGEQPETESMETAAEEENKEGGDQKATEQLTRTLRGVMRVGLVAKGLLLKGDLDLELVLLCKDKPTADLLEKVADNLGVQLAAITEDKYEIIQSVGDAAIVIKNTKEPPLALTIHLTSPVVREELEKQLAGETLSGTDSPDVLDRQKCLAALASLRHAKWFQARANGLKSCVIVIRVLRDLCTRVPTWAPLRGWPLELLCEKSIGTANRPMGAGEALRRVLECLASGIVMPDGSGIYDPCEKEATDAIGHLDRQQREDITQSAQHALRLAAFGQLHKVLGMDPLPSKMPKKPKNENPVDYTVQIPPSTTYAVTPMKRPMEEDGEEKSPSKKKKKIQKKGIELTREEKLEPPQAMNALMKLNQLKPGLQYKLVSQTGPVHAPIFTMSVEIDGSTFEASGPSKKTAKLHVAVKVLQDMGLPTGVEGKESGKGDESAEETEQKPVVVAPPPVVETVSTPTAASPPSDQTPENVKQQGPILTKHGKNPVMELNEKRRGLKYELISETGGSHDKRFVMEVEVDGQKFQGAGSNKKVAKAYAALAALEKLFPDAPVAIEQNKKKRAPVPARGGPKFAVKHNPGFGMGGPMHNEVPPPPNMRGRGRGGNMRGRGRGRGGFGGNHGGYMNSGTGYGSYGYGGNSATAGYSFVQNSSLLINASSRACASRRGESFATSP; translated from the exons ATG CGACCCATGCGGATCTTCGTGAACGACGACCGCCACGTGATGGCCAAGCACTCGGCCGTCTACCCGacgcaggaggagctggaggcggTGCAGAACATGGTGTCCCACACGGAGCGAGCGCTCAAAGCCGTGTCCGACTGGATCGACGAGCAGGAAAAAGTCGGCGGGGAGCAGCCAGAAACGGAGTCCATGGAGACGGCAGCCGAGGAGGAGAACAAGGAGGGAGG GGATCAGAAGGCCACTGAGCAGCTGACCAGGACCCTGCGCGGCGTCATGCGCGTCGGGCTGGTGGCCAaggggctgctgctgaaggggGACCTGGACCTCGAGCTGGTTCTGCTCTGCAAAGACAAACCCACGGCCGACCTGCTGGAGAAGGTCGCCGACAATCTCGGCGTACAGCTCGCT GCCATCACCGAAGACAAATACGAAATAATCCAGTCGGTCGGCGACGCCGCCATCGTGATCAAGAACACGAAAGAGCCGCCGCTGGCGCTGACCATCCACTTGACGTCGCCCGTCGTCcgggaggagctggagaagcagctggctGGAG AAACGCTATCAGGCACCGACTCCCCGGACGTTCTGGACAGGCAGAAATGCCTTGCTGCCTTGGCGTCACTGCGGCACGCCAAGTGGTTCCAG GCCAGGGCGAACGGGCTGAAGTCGTGCGTCATCGTGATACGAGTGCTGCGAGACCTCTGCACCCGCGTTCCCACTTGGGCGCCGCTGAGAGGATGG CctctggagctgctgtgtgagaaATCTATCGGCACCGCCAACAGACCCATGGGTGCTGGCGAGGCTCTGAGGAGGGTCCTGGAGTGCCTCGCCTCGGGCATCGTCATGCCAG ATGGTTCTGGTATTTATGATCCTTGTGAAAAAGAAGCCACTGATGCTATTGGGCATCTAGACAGACAACAAAGGGAAGATATCACACAGAGTGCTCAG CATGCTCTGAGACTAGCTGCTTTTGGCCAGCTTCACAAAGTCTTGGGGATGGACCCTTTACCTTCCAAAATGCCCAAGAAACCAAAGAATGAGAACCCCGTTGACTATACTG TCCAGATTCCTCCCAGCACGACTTACGCTGTCACCCCGATGAAGCGTCCCATGGAGGAGGACGGGGAGGAGAAATCtcccagcaaaaagaaaaagaagattcagAAAAAAGGTATTGAGCTAACGAGAG agGAAAAACTCGAGCCTCCCCAGGCCATGAATGCCCTGATGAAGCTCAACCAGCTCAAACCCGGGCTCCAGTACAAACTGGTCTCTCAGACCGGCCCCGTTCACGCTCCCATCTTCACCATGTCGGTGGAGATCGACGGCAGCACGTTCGAGGCGTCGGGACCTTCCAAAAAGACGGCCAAGCTGCACGTGGCCGTGAAG GTGTTGCAAGATATGGGTTTGCCCACAGGAGTGGAAGGCAAAGAATCCGGGAAAGGAGACGAATCGGCAGAGGAAACGGAACAGAAACCGGTCGTCGTCGCTCCTCCTCCCGTGGTAGAAACCGTCTCGACGCCCACCGCCGCTTCTCCTCCCTCCGATCAGACCCCCGAG AATGTGAAACAGCAGGGACCAATTCTGACGAAGCACGGCAAGAACCCGGTGATGGAGCTGAACGAGAAGAGGCGCGGGCTGAAGTACGAGCTGATCTCCGAAACGGGCGGCAGCCACGACAAGCGCTTTGTCATGGAG GTGGAGGTTGACGGGCAGAAATTCCAAGGAGCCGGTTCGAATAAAAAGGTGGCGAAAGCCTACGCTGCTCTGGCCGCGCTAGAGAAGTTGTTCCCGGACGCTCCCGTTGCCATCGAGCAGAACAAGAAGAAGAGAGCCCCGGTGCCGGCTCGGGGAGGGCCCAAGTTTGCCGTGAAA cacaacccGGGCTTCGGCATGGGGGGCCCCATGCACAACGAGGTCCCCCCTCCGCCCAACATGCGCGGCCGCGGGAGAGGCGGCAACATGCGAGGCCGCGGCCGAGGCCGGGGCGGGTTCGGCGGCAACCACGGCGGCTACATGAATTCGG GCACCGGGTACGGAAGCTACGGCTACGGAGGGAATTCGGCCACGGCGGGCTACA GTTTTGTACAAAATTCGAGCCTTTTAATAAACGCCAGCAGCCGGGCGTGCGCCTCTCGCCGCGGGGAAAGCTTTGCGACGTCTCCGTAG
- the ILF3 gene encoding interleukin enhancer-binding factor 3 isoform X4, translating to MRPMRIFVNDDRHVMAKHSAVYPTQEELEAVQNMVSHTERALKAVSDWIDEQEKVGGEQPETESMETAAEEENKEGGDQKATEQLTRTLRGVMRVGLVAKGLLLKGDLDLELVLLCKDKPTADLLEKVADNLGVQLAAITEDKYEIIQSVGDAAIVIKNTKEPPLALTIHLTSPVVREELEKQLAGETLSGTDSPDVLDRQKCLAALASLRHAKWFQARANGLKSCVIVIRVLRDLCTRVPTWAPLRGWPLELLCEKSIGTANRPMGAGEALRRVLECLASGIVMPDGSGIYDPCEKEATDAIGHLDRQQREDITQSAQHALRLAAFGQLHKVLGMDPLPSKMPKKPKNENPVDYTVQIPPSTTYAVTPMKRPMEEDGEEKSPSKKKKKIQKKEEKLEPPQAMNALMKLNQLKPGLQYKLVSQTGPVHAPIFTMSVEIDGSTFEASGPSKKTAKLHVAVKVLQDMGLPTGVEGKESGKGDESAEETEQKPVVVAPPPVVETVSTPTAASPPSDQTPENVKQQGPILTKHGKNPVMELNEKRRGLKYELISETGGSHDKRFVMEVEVDGQKFQGAGSNKKVAKAYAALAALEKLFPDAPVAIEQNKKKRAPVPARGGPKFAVKHNPGFGMGGPMHNEVPPPPNMRGRGRGGNMRGRGRGRGGFGGNHGGYMNSGTGYGSYGYGGNSATAGYSFVQNSSLLINASSRACASRRGESFATSP from the exons ATG CGACCCATGCGGATCTTCGTGAACGACGACCGCCACGTGATGGCCAAGCACTCGGCCGTCTACCCGacgcaggaggagctggaggcggTGCAGAACATGGTGTCCCACACGGAGCGAGCGCTCAAAGCCGTGTCCGACTGGATCGACGAGCAGGAAAAAGTCGGCGGGGAGCAGCCAGAAACGGAGTCCATGGAGACGGCAGCCGAGGAGGAGAACAAGGAGGGAGG GGATCAGAAGGCCACTGAGCAGCTGACCAGGACCCTGCGCGGCGTCATGCGCGTCGGGCTGGTGGCCAaggggctgctgctgaaggggGACCTGGACCTCGAGCTGGTTCTGCTCTGCAAAGACAAACCCACGGCCGACCTGCTGGAGAAGGTCGCCGACAATCTCGGCGTACAGCTCGCT GCCATCACCGAAGACAAATACGAAATAATCCAGTCGGTCGGCGACGCCGCCATCGTGATCAAGAACACGAAAGAGCCGCCGCTGGCGCTGACCATCCACTTGACGTCGCCCGTCGTCcgggaggagctggagaagcagctggctGGAG AAACGCTATCAGGCACCGACTCCCCGGACGTTCTGGACAGGCAGAAATGCCTTGCTGCCTTGGCGTCACTGCGGCACGCCAAGTGGTTCCAG GCCAGGGCGAACGGGCTGAAGTCGTGCGTCATCGTGATACGAGTGCTGCGAGACCTCTGCACCCGCGTTCCCACTTGGGCGCCGCTGAGAGGATGG CctctggagctgctgtgtgagaaATCTATCGGCACCGCCAACAGACCCATGGGTGCTGGCGAGGCTCTGAGGAGGGTCCTGGAGTGCCTCGCCTCGGGCATCGTCATGCCAG ATGGTTCTGGTATTTATGATCCTTGTGAAAAAGAAGCCACTGATGCTATTGGGCATCTAGACAGACAACAAAGGGAAGATATCACACAGAGTGCTCAG CATGCTCTGAGACTAGCTGCTTTTGGCCAGCTTCACAAAGTCTTGGGGATGGACCCTTTACCTTCCAAAATGCCCAAGAAACCAAAGAATGAGAACCCCGTTGACTATACTG TCCAGATTCCTCCCAGCACGACTTACGCTGTCACCCCGATGAAGCGTCCCATGGAGGAGGACGGGGAGGAGAAATCtcccagcaaaaagaaaaagaagattcagAAAAAAG agGAAAAACTCGAGCCTCCCCAGGCCATGAATGCCCTGATGAAGCTCAACCAGCTCAAACCCGGGCTCCAGTACAAACTGGTCTCTCAGACCGGCCCCGTTCACGCTCCCATCTTCACCATGTCGGTGGAGATCGACGGCAGCACGTTCGAGGCGTCGGGACCTTCCAAAAAGACGGCCAAGCTGCACGTGGCCGTGAAG GTGTTGCAAGATATGGGTTTGCCCACAGGAGTGGAAGGCAAAGAATCCGGGAAAGGAGACGAATCGGCAGAGGAAACGGAACAGAAACCGGTCGTCGTCGCTCCTCCTCCCGTGGTAGAAACCGTCTCGACGCCCACCGCCGCTTCTCCTCCCTCCGATCAGACCCCCGAG AATGTGAAACAGCAGGGACCAATTCTGACGAAGCACGGCAAGAACCCGGTGATGGAGCTGAACGAGAAGAGGCGCGGGCTGAAGTACGAGCTGATCTCCGAAACGGGCGGCAGCCACGACAAGCGCTTTGTCATGGAG GTGGAGGTTGACGGGCAGAAATTCCAAGGAGCCGGTTCGAATAAAAAGGTGGCGAAAGCCTACGCTGCTCTGGCCGCGCTAGAGAAGTTGTTCCCGGACGCTCCCGTTGCCATCGAGCAGAACAAGAAGAAGAGAGCCCCGGTGCCGGCTCGGGGAGGGCCCAAGTTTGCCGTGAAA cacaacccGGGCTTCGGCATGGGGGGCCCCATGCACAACGAGGTCCCCCCTCCGCCCAACATGCGCGGCCGCGGGAGAGGCGGCAACATGCGAGGCCGCGGCCGAGGCCGGGGCGGGTTCGGCGGCAACCACGGCGGCTACATGAATTCGG GCACCGGGTACGGAAGCTACGGCTACGGAGGGAATTCGGCCACGGCGGGCTACA GTTTTGTACAAAATTCGAGCCTTTTAATAAACGCCAGCAGCCGGGCGTGCGCCTCTCGCCGCGGGGAAAGCTTTGCGACGTCTCCGTAG
- the ILF3 gene encoding interleukin enhancer-binding factor 3 isoform X7 codes for MRPMRIFVNDDRHVMAKHSAVYPTQEELEAVQNMVSHTERALKAVSDWIDEQEKVGGEQPETESMETAAEEENKEGGDQKATEQLTRTLRGVMRVGLVAKGLLLKGDLDLELVLLCKDKPTADLLEKVADNLGVQLAAITEDKYEIIQSVGDAAIVIKNTKEPPLALTIHLTSPVVREELEKQLAGETLSGTDSPDVLDRQKCLAALASLRHAKWFQARANGLKSCVIVIRVLRDLCTRVPTWAPLRGWPLELLCEKSIGTANRPMGAGEALRRVLECLASGIVMPDGSGIYDPCEKEATDAIGHLDRQQREDITQSAQHALRLAAFGQLHKVLGMDPLPSKMPKKPKNENPVDYTVQIPPSTTYAVTPMKRPMEEDGEEKSPSKKKKKIQKKEEKLEPPQAMNALMKLNQLKPGLQYKLVSQTGPVHAPIFTMSVEIDGSTFEASGPSKKTAKLHVAVKVLQDMGLPTGVEGKESGKGDESAEETEQKPVVVAPPPVVETVSTPTAASPPSDQTPENVKQQGPILTKHGKNPVMELNEKRRGLKYELISETGGSHDKRFVMEVEVDGQKFQGAGSNKKVAKAYAALAALEKLFPDAPVAIEQNKKKRAPVPARGGPKFAVKHNPGFGMGGPMHNEVPPPPNMRGRGRGGNMRGRGRGRGGFGGNHGGYMNSGTGYGSYGYGGNSATAGYSDFFTDCYGYHDFGSS; via the exons ATG CGACCCATGCGGATCTTCGTGAACGACGACCGCCACGTGATGGCCAAGCACTCGGCCGTCTACCCGacgcaggaggagctggaggcggTGCAGAACATGGTGTCCCACACGGAGCGAGCGCTCAAAGCCGTGTCCGACTGGATCGACGAGCAGGAAAAAGTCGGCGGGGAGCAGCCAGAAACGGAGTCCATGGAGACGGCAGCCGAGGAGGAGAACAAGGAGGGAGG GGATCAGAAGGCCACTGAGCAGCTGACCAGGACCCTGCGCGGCGTCATGCGCGTCGGGCTGGTGGCCAaggggctgctgctgaaggggGACCTGGACCTCGAGCTGGTTCTGCTCTGCAAAGACAAACCCACGGCCGACCTGCTGGAGAAGGTCGCCGACAATCTCGGCGTACAGCTCGCT GCCATCACCGAAGACAAATACGAAATAATCCAGTCGGTCGGCGACGCCGCCATCGTGATCAAGAACACGAAAGAGCCGCCGCTGGCGCTGACCATCCACTTGACGTCGCCCGTCGTCcgggaggagctggagaagcagctggctGGAG AAACGCTATCAGGCACCGACTCCCCGGACGTTCTGGACAGGCAGAAATGCCTTGCTGCCTTGGCGTCACTGCGGCACGCCAAGTGGTTCCAG GCCAGGGCGAACGGGCTGAAGTCGTGCGTCATCGTGATACGAGTGCTGCGAGACCTCTGCACCCGCGTTCCCACTTGGGCGCCGCTGAGAGGATGG CctctggagctgctgtgtgagaaATCTATCGGCACCGCCAACAGACCCATGGGTGCTGGCGAGGCTCTGAGGAGGGTCCTGGAGTGCCTCGCCTCGGGCATCGTCATGCCAG ATGGTTCTGGTATTTATGATCCTTGTGAAAAAGAAGCCACTGATGCTATTGGGCATCTAGACAGACAACAAAGGGAAGATATCACACAGAGTGCTCAG CATGCTCTGAGACTAGCTGCTTTTGGCCAGCTTCACAAAGTCTTGGGGATGGACCCTTTACCTTCCAAAATGCCCAAGAAACCAAAGAATGAGAACCCCGTTGACTATACTG TCCAGATTCCTCCCAGCACGACTTACGCTGTCACCCCGATGAAGCGTCCCATGGAGGAGGACGGGGAGGAGAAATCtcccagcaaaaagaaaaagaagattcagAAAAAAG agGAAAAACTCGAGCCTCCCCAGGCCATGAATGCCCTGATGAAGCTCAACCAGCTCAAACCCGGGCTCCAGTACAAACTGGTCTCTCAGACCGGCCCCGTTCACGCTCCCATCTTCACCATGTCGGTGGAGATCGACGGCAGCACGTTCGAGGCGTCGGGACCTTCCAAAAAGACGGCCAAGCTGCACGTGGCCGTGAAG GTGTTGCAAGATATGGGTTTGCCCACAGGAGTGGAAGGCAAAGAATCCGGGAAAGGAGACGAATCGGCAGAGGAAACGGAACAGAAACCGGTCGTCGTCGCTCCTCCTCCCGTGGTAGAAACCGTCTCGACGCCCACCGCCGCTTCTCCTCCCTCCGATCAGACCCCCGAG AATGTGAAACAGCAGGGACCAATTCTGACGAAGCACGGCAAGAACCCGGTGATGGAGCTGAACGAGAAGAGGCGCGGGCTGAAGTACGAGCTGATCTCCGAAACGGGCGGCAGCCACGACAAGCGCTTTGTCATGGAG GTGGAGGTTGACGGGCAGAAATTCCAAGGAGCCGGTTCGAATAAAAAGGTGGCGAAAGCCTACGCTGCTCTGGCCGCGCTAGAGAAGTTGTTCCCGGACGCTCCCGTTGCCATCGAGCAGAACAAGAAGAAGAGAGCCCCGGTGCCGGCTCGGGGAGGGCCCAAGTTTGCCGTGAAA cacaacccGGGCTTCGGCATGGGGGGCCCCATGCACAACGAGGTCCCCCCTCCGCCCAACATGCGCGGCCGCGGGAGAGGCGGCAACATGCGAGGCCGCGGCCGAGGCCGGGGCGGGTTCGGCGGCAACCACGGCGGCTACATGAATTCGG GCACCGGGTACGGAAGCTACGGCTACGGAGGGAATTCGGCCACGGCGGGCTACA GTGACTTTTTCACAGACTGCTACGGCTATCATGACTTTGGGTCTTCCTAG